In Xylella fastidiosa, a genomic segment contains:
- the traJ gene encoding conjugal transfer transcriptional regulator TraJ, translating to MQNKVTRKSSQPIKVYCLPDERADVLAKANAAGLSLSTYLLRVGMGYEIQGILDHRRVHELAKVNGDLGRLGGLLKLWLTNDARVADFTPATIRTLLRKIEVTQDEIRAVMTQVVCK from the coding sequence ATGCAAAACAAAGTGACGCGCAAGAGTAGCCAACCTATCAAGGTGTACTGTCTGCCGGATGAGCGGGCAGATGTTCTAGCCAAGGCCAACGCAGCCGGTTTGAGCTTGTCGACGTATCTACTACGCGTAGGGATGGGTTACGAGATTCAAGGAATCCTCGACCATCGCAGGGTGCATGAACTAGCCAAGGTTAACGGTGATCTTGGCCGACTTGGTGGTCTGTTGAAGCTCTGGTTAACCAATGACGCTCGTGTTGCTGATTTCACACCTGCGACTATTCGGACTCTTCTAAGGAAAATCGAGGTTACGCAAGACGAGATACGGGCTGTCATGACGCAGGTTGTGTGCAAATAA